The Musa acuminata AAA Group cultivar baxijiao chromosome BXJ1-3, Cavendish_Baxijiao_AAA, whole genome shotgun sequence genome window below encodes:
- the LOC103978221 gene encoding monosaccharide-sensing protein 2 yields the protein MQGAVLVAIAAAIGNMLQGWDNATIAGAVLYIKREFKLEGQPTIEGLIVAMSLIGATIITTFSGAVSDWIGRRPMLIISSVLYFISGLIMFWSPNVYMLLLARLIDGFGIGLAVTLVPVYISETAPSEIRGLLNTLPQFTGSGGMFLSYCMVFAMSLNIRPDWRLMLGVLSVPSLLYFVLTVFFLPESPRWLVSKGRMKEAKQVLQRLRGREDVSGEMALLVEGLRVSTDTTIEEYIIGPANELPDEQDSTAEKDKIMLYGPQQGLSWVAQPVTGPSLLGSAFGLISRQGSIVNQSIPLMDPLVTLFGSVHGKLPEMGSMRSILFPNFGSMFSVVENHPKAEQWDEEIGHQDGVDYVSDGAGGDSDDNLHTPLLSRHGTGMDGNDMIHNSSLMQENVGEAVSSMGIGGGWQLAWKWTNREAVDGTKEGGFKRIYLRQEGVVGSQQASLVSIPGGNIPEEGEYVQAAALVSQPALFSKEVMSQDPAGPAMVHPSKIAAEGPMWRVLFEAGVRHALFVGIGIQILQQFAGINGVLYYTPQILEQAGVEVLLANLGIGSDSASILISALTTLLMLPCIAVAMRLMDVSGRRSLLLATIPVLIVSLVGLVLTNLVDLGSVAHAIFSTICVVVYFCCFVMGFGPIPNILCSEIFPTRVRGVCIAICSLTFWFCDIIVTYSLPVMLNTIGLAGVFGIYAIVCVIALVFVFLKIPETKGMPLEVIIEFFNVGSKQVAKT from the exons ATGCAGGGAGCTGTTTTGGTCGCCATTGCTGCTGCAATTGGCAATATGTTGCAGGGATGGGATAATGCTACCATAGCAG GTGCTGTTCTTTACATAAAGAGGGAATTTAAGTTGGAGGGCCAGCCTACTATTGAGGGACTAATTGTGGCCATGTCACTTATTGGTGCCACTATCATTACAACATTCTCAGGAGCAGTGTCAGATTGGATTGGTAGACGGCCCATGTTAATTATCTCATCGGTGCTCTACTTTATTAGTGGTCTGATAATGTTTTGGTCTCCAAATGTATATATGCTGCTCTTGGCAAGGCTTATAGATGGATTTGGAATTGGTTTGGCAGTCACACTAGTTCCAGTGTACATATCTGAGACGGCCCCATCTGAGATAAGGGGTTTGTTAAATACTCTTCCACAGTTCACGGGCTCTGGAGGAATGTTTCTTTCATATTGCATGGTTTTTGCAATGTCATTAAATATCCGACCTGACTGGCGATTGATGCTTGGAGTTCTCTCTGTTCCTTCTCTTTTATATTTTGTGCTGACTGTATTCTTCCTGCCTGAATCACCGAGATGGCTTGTTAGCAAAGGGCGAATGAAGGAGGCCAAACAAGTTTTACAGAGGTTACGCGGAAGAGAAGATGTCTCAG GAGAAATGGCTCTTCTTGTTGAAGGTTTAAGAGTAAGTACAGATACAACCATTGAAGAGTATATAATTGGCCCTGCAAATGAGCTCCCTGATGAACAGGATTCAACTGCCGAAAAGGACAAGATCATGTTGTATGGTCCACAACAAGGCCTCTCATGGGTTGCACAGCCAGTTACAGGACCAAGTCTTCTTGGAAGTGCATTTGGTCTCATATCACGCCAGGGAAGCATTGTAAATCAGAGCATCCCTCTTATGGATCCTCTAGTTACTCTTTTTGGAAGTGTCCATGGAAAGCTACCCGAAATGGGAAGCATGAGAAGTATTTTGTTCCCCAATTTCGGTAGCATGTTTAGTGTGGTGGAGAATCATCCAAAAGCTGAGCAATGGGATGAGGAAATTGGTCATCAGGATGGTGTGGATTATGTCTCTGATGGTGCAGGAGGTGATTCCGATGATAATTTGCACACTCCATTGCTCTCTCGCCATGGAACAGGCATGGAtgggaatgacatgatacataacaGCAGTCTTATGCAGGAAAATGTTGGTGAGGCAGTGAGTAGTATGGGCATAGGAGGTGGTTGGCAGTTAGCCTGGAAGTGGACTAACAGAGAGGCTGTAGACGGAACAAAAGAAGGAGGTTTCAAGAGGATTTATTTGCGCCAAGAAGGTGTTGTTGGGTCACAACAAGCTTCCCTTGTCTCAATTCCTGGAGGCAACATCCCAGAAGAAGGTGAATATGTTCAAGCTGCAGCATTAGTAAGCCAACCTGCTCTGTTTTCGAAGGAAGTCATGAGCCAGGATCCAGCTGGGCCAGCAATGGTTCATCCATCCAAGATTGCTGCTGAAGGGCCAATGTGGAGAGTTCTTTTTGAAGCAGGAGTCAGGCATGCATTATTTGTTGGCATTGGGATACAAATTCTTCAGCAG TTTGCTGGCATTAATGGGGTTCTTTATTACACTCCGCAAATTCTTGAGCAAGCTGGTGTTGAAGTTCTTCTTGCAAATCTTGGAATTGGTTCTGATTCAGCATCAATACTTATAAGTGCTCTTACGACTCTGTTGATGCTCCCTTGCATAGCTGTTGCTATGAGGCTCATGGATGTCTCTGGAAGAAG GAGTCTTTTGTTGGCTACAATTCCTGTTTTGATCGTATCACTTGTTGGTCTGGTCCTGACAAACCTTGTGGACCTCGGCTCTGTTGCTCATGCCATCTTCTCAACCATATGTGTTGTGGTTTACTTCTGTTGCTTTGTCATGGGCTTTGGTCCTATTCCCAACATCCTTTGCTCTGAGATTTTTCCAACTCGTGTACGAGGTGTGTGCATAGCGATATGCTCCCTCACCTTCTGGTTTTGCGATATCATTGTTACCTACAGCCTTCCCGTGATGCTGAACACTATTGGTCTTGCTGGGGTGTTTGGGATCTATGCTATCGTCTGTGTCATAGCATTGGTATTTGTCTTCCTCAAGATTCCTGAAACAAAAGGCATGCCCCTTGAAGTCATCATCGAGTTCTTCAATGTTGGATCCAAGCAAGTCGCCAAAACCTAA
- the LOC135638508 gene encoding uncharacterized protein LOC135638508 gives MLLVLSQCEDELLSQFVAHFATEIQGFPNAHPSLILQDYDHDMEDYHDLRNQIEELIRRGHLGRYLKEPKEASPRPRGLVEKQINVITGGPVAGGSSSAVRKAYACSMVEKGPRPEFEPEITFGTEEVKRSHHDNTLVISIQIANSRVKRVMVDIMSSTDMLYLDTFKKLSLTNEDLTPMASTLIGFMGDSISPLGTTILPVTIGEGPRAKIMMTTFMVVDLQSAYNVILGCLTLNKLKAMVSTYHRAIKFSTSAKVRESRSYPGESRQCYLTAVTLPEKSHPRQALGPREEARTPTHLEPPKQLAKVPLKRDRPDMTVKVKTTLPEANQL, from the exons ATGTTGCTCGTGTTATCCCAATGCGAAGATGAATTACTCTCACAGTTCGTGGCGCACTTTGCCACTGAAATTCAGGGGTTCCCAAATGCCCATCCCTCTTTGATCTTGCAG GACTATGACCATGATATGGAAGACTACCATGACCTCCGAAATCAGATTGAAGAACTAATCCGGAGAGGTCACCTCGGGCGCTACCTCAAGGAACCAAAAGAAGCATCCCCGCGTCCCAGGGGTCTAGTCGAGAAACAAATCAACGTCATTACTGGTGGACCAGTGGCTGGTGGTAGTAGCTCGGCGGTGAGGAAGGCCTACGCCTGTAGCATGGTGGAAAAGGGCCCCAGACCCGAGTTCGAGCCCGAAATCACCTTCGGAACCGAAGAGGTCAAACGCTCCCACCACGACAACactttggtgatctccatccagaTCGCTAATTCCCGGGTAAAAAGAGTGATGGTCGACATCATGAGCTCTACCGACATGTTGTACCTCGACACCTTCAAGAAGCTCAGCCTAACTAATGAGGACCTCACTCCCATGGCGTCGACACTCATCGGATTCATgggggattccatctccccgctcgGAACCACCATCCTCCCCGTTACAATCGGGGAAGGACCGAGAGCCAAAATAATGatgactaccttcatggtagtcgacctGCAATCGGCCTACAATGTCATCCTTGGCTGCCTGACACTCAACAAACTAAAAGCGATGGTCTCCACTTACCACCGGGCCATCAAATTTTCGACTTCAGCAAAGGTTAGGGAATCCCGAAGTTATCCGGGAGAATCAAGGCAGTGCTACCTTACAGCGGTCACTCTTCCGGAGAAGTCGCACCCCCGCCAAGCCCTCGGTCCCCGTGAGGAAGCCAGGACACCAACGCACCTGGAGCCACCTAAACAACTCGCCAAGGTACCTTTGAAGAGGGACCGACCCGACATGACCGTGAAAGTCAAGACGACACTCCCCGAAGCAAACCAGCTCTAG